In the genome of Arthrobacter sp. PAMC25284, the window GTCCCAGCCGTTTATCAACGGTTTCACCGAGGAAGGCGAGAGCCTTTCGCCGCTGAACTCGGCGGATTCCAAGTCCCCGCTGACCGGCGACGTGGTCAAGCGTCACTCGCACGGCGGCGGCGTCGGGGTTCCGGACAGCTCACGCGCCGGGCGCCTCACGTCCTACAACCTGGCTGACTTCAAGCCGTTGACCGGGATGGAAGAGGACTGGCGCTTCACTCCGCTGAAGCGTCTGCGCGGACTACACACTGACGTCCTCGGCGGCGCGGCTCCGGCCGTTGACGTCACCGCACCCGAGACCGTCAGGGTCGAAACCGTCGGCCGTGGCGACAAGCGGATCGGCTCCGCCGGCATCCCCGAGGACCGCGTCTCCGCGAACGCCTGGGAGAACTTCGCCGAGGCCACGGTCATCACCGTGCCCGCTGAAGTCCACGCCGAGGCCGAGGTCAGCGTCCTGCTGACCGGCCAGGGCACCGAGGCAACGGCACAGCACATTGTCATTGTGGCGGAGAAGTTCTCCAAGGCCGTCGTCGTCCTGGATCACCAGGGCACCGCCGTTGTCTCGGAAAACGTGGAAATGGTCGTCGAAGACGGCGCTGAACTGACGGTCATCTCGTTGCAGGAGTGGACGGACGACTCCGTTCACGCGTCCTCCCAGCAGGTCAAGCTTGGCCGCGACGCGAAGTTCAAGCACATCGTCGTCAGCCTCGGCGGCGACGTCGTGCGGGTCACGCCGTCGGCACGCTTCACTGCCCCGGGCGCCGAGGTTGAAATGTTCGGGCTGTACTTCGCCGACGCCGGCCAGCACCTTGAGCAGCGCCTGTTTGTGGACCATGCCGTGCCGAACTGCAAGTCCAATGTCCTGTACAAGGGCGCACTGCAGGGCCGCAACGCGCACACCGTGTGGGTGGGTGACGTTCTGATCCGCAAGGAAGCAGAAGGCACCGACACGTACGAAGCGAACCGCAATCTGGTCCTGACCGACGGCGCCCGCGCCGACTCGGTGCCGAACCTGGAAATCGAGACCGGCCTGATCGCCGGCGCCGGCCATGCCAGCGCCACCGGCCGTTTCGATGACCAGCACCTGTTCTACCTGATGGCCCGCGGCATCCCCGAAGACGTCGCCCGCCGGCTCGTAGTGCGCGGATTCCTGAACGAGATCATCCAGCAGATCAGGGTCCCGGCCATCGAAGAGCGACTCACGGCCGCCGTCGAGCGCGAACTCGCGGCAACGAACAACTAGTGCGCAGCACTAGGGAACACGGAACCATCAGATGACTGAACAGCCAAAAGGCGAGCTGGTCTGCAACGCCAGTGAGATCCAGGTCAAACAGGCGTTGCGGATCCTGATCGATGACTACCCCGTAGCCGTCGTCCGGGACTCGATGGGTGAGATCCACGCCATCGGTGACACCTGCTCGCATGCGGACATCTCGCTGTCCGAAGGCGAGGTGGAGGGCTGTGCCATCGAGTGCTGGGGGCACGGCTCCCAGTTCGACCTGCGCAGCGGCGCGCCGCTTCAGCTGCCGGCCTATGACCCGGTTCCGGTCTTTGCCGTCACCATTGAGGGAGATGAGGTCTACGTGGACGTCACCACCATCCTGAACGGTGCCGACGCCCCGAACTTCAGCTGACCGCCCGGGCCCCCGGCGCCGCCAGCACCCGCATCATAGAACTTATCGACAAGAAACCGCACCGTGCCGGAGGGCACGGCGCAGAGGAGAACAAGACATATGTCTACTCTTGAGATCAAGGACCTGCACGTCAGCATTGACACCGAGCAGGGCACCAAGGAAATCCTGAAGGGCGTCAGCCTGACGATCAGGACCGGCGAAACGCACGCCATCATGGGCCCCAACGGCTCCGGCAAGTCCACGCTGGCCTCCACCATCGCCGGACACCCGCGCTACAACGTCACGTCGGGCACCATCACGCTCGACGGCGAAGACGTCCTCGCCATGAGCGTGGACGAGCGCGCCCGCGCCGGCCTGTTCCTGGCCATGCAGTACCCGGTAGAGGTCCCCGGCGTCAGCATGACCAACTTCCTGCGCACCGCCAAGACTGCCATCGACGGCGAAGCACCCAAGCTGCGGACCTGGACCAAGGACGTCAAGGCCGCTATGGCCAAGCTGCGCATCGATGCGGACTTCACGCAGCGCAACGTCAACGAGGGCTTCTCCGGCGGCGAAAAGAAGCGCGTCGAGATCCTTCAGCTTGAGCTCTTCAAGCCCCGGTTCGCCATCCTCGACGAGACCGACTCCGGACTCGACGTCGACGCGCTCAAGGTCGTCTCCGAAGGCGTCAACCGCGCCCACGCCGAAGGCAACATGGGCACCCTGCTCATCACGCACTACACCCGGATCCTGCGTTACATCAAGCCGGAATTCGTGCACGTGTTCGTTGACGGCCAGGTCGTCGAAGAGGGCGGCCCCGAACTGGCTGACCGTCTCGAAGAAGAAGGCTACGACCGCTACGCCAAGGGCGCCGGAGCCGCCACCATCGCTGCCGCCGACGCTGCAGCACAGGCCTAGTTAGGACTGAGTCATGACCGAAACGAATGTGGCCCGGACGGGCCTCGAGGATGTCGAAGAGGCACTCAAGGATGTGATCGACCCGGAACTCGGCGTCAACATCGTTGATCTGGGCCTGCTGTACGGTCTGAAATATTCGGACGACGACGGCGCCCTGCTGATCGACATGACACTCACCACGGCCGCGTGCCCGCTTACCGATGT includes:
- the sufD gene encoding Fe-S cluster assembly protein SufD; the protein is MTDITTEKARIGAPSSQPFINGFTEEGESLSPLNSADSKSPLTGDVVKRHSHGGGVGVPDSSRAGRLTSYNLADFKPLTGMEEDWRFTPLKRLRGLHTDVLGGAAPAVDVTAPETVRVETVGRGDKRIGSAGIPEDRVSANAWENFAEATVITVPAEVHAEAEVSVLLTGQGTEATAQHIVIVAEKFSKAVVVLDHQGTAVVSENVEMVVEDGAELTVISLQEWTDDSVHASSQQVKLGRDAKFKHIVVSLGGDVVRVTPSARFTAPGAEVEMFGLYFADAGQHLEQRLFVDHAVPNCKSNVLYKGALQGRNAHTVWVGDVLIRKEAEGTDTYEANRNLVLTDGARADSVPNLEIETGLIAGAGHASATGRFDDQHLFYLMARGIPEDVARRLVVRGFLNEIIQQIRVPAIEERLTAAVERELAATNN
- a CDS encoding non-heme iron oxygenase ferredoxin subunit produces the protein MTEQPKGELVCNASEIQVKQALRILIDDYPVAVVRDSMGEIHAIGDTCSHADISLSEGEVEGCAIECWGHGSQFDLRSGAPLQLPAYDPVPVFAVTIEGDEVYVDVTTILNGADAPNFS
- the sufC gene encoding Fe-S cluster assembly ATPase SufC; the protein is MSTLEIKDLHVSIDTEQGTKEILKGVSLTIRTGETHAIMGPNGSGKSTLASTIAGHPRYNVTSGTITLDGEDVLAMSVDERARAGLFLAMQYPVEVPGVSMTNFLRTAKTAIDGEAPKLRTWTKDVKAAMAKLRIDADFTQRNVNEGFSGGEKKRVEILQLELFKPRFAILDETDSGLDVDALKVVSEGVNRAHAEGNMGTLLITHYTRILRYIKPEFVHVFVDGQVVEEGGPELADRLEEEGYDRYAKGAGAATIAAADAAAQA
- a CDS encoding metal-sulfur cluster assembly factor, with product MTETNVARTGLEDVEEALKDVIDPELGVNIVDLGLLYGLKYSDDDGALLIDMTLTTAACPLTDVIEEQVGQAMDGVVDEWRLNWVWMPPWGPERITEDGRDQMRALGFNI